In one window of Rhodopseudomonas palustris HaA2 DNA:
- the rpmI gene encoding 50S ribosomal protein L35, with the protein MPKLKTKSGAKKRFKVTATGKVMSAQRGKRHGMIKRTKKQIRQLRGTRVIFKTDGDNIKKYFLPNA; encoded by the coding sequence ATGCCCAAGCTGAAGACCAAATCGGGCGCCAAAAAGCGCTTCAAAGTCACCGCCACCGGCAAGGTGATGTCCGCCCAGCGCGGCAAGCGCCACGGCATGATCAAGCGCACCAAGAAGCAGATCCGTCAGCTTCGCGGCACCCGCGTGATCTTCAAGACCGACGGCGACAACATCAAGAAGTATTTCTTGCCGAACGCCTGA
- the rplT gene encoding 50S ribosomal protein L20 → MARVKRGVTAHAKHKKVYKAAKGFRGRRKNTIRAAKAAVDKAGQYAFRDRKRKKRTFRALWIQRINAAVRPFGMTYSVFINGLSKSGIVVDRKVLSDLAITEPAAFQAIAEKAKAALAA, encoded by the coding sequence ATGGCTCGCGTCAAACGCGGTGTGACGGCTCACGCCAAGCATAAGAAAGTCTACAAGGCCGCCAAGGGTTTCCGCGGCCGCCGCAAGAACACCATCCGCGCCGCCAAGGCCGCGGTCGACAAGGCCGGCCAATACGCCTTCCGCGACCGCAAGCGCAAGAAGCGGACGTTCCGCGCGCTGTGGATCCAGCGCATCAACGCCGCGGTGCGCCCGTTCGGCATGACCTACAGCGTGTTCATCAACGGCCTGTCGAAGTCCGGCATCGTCGTCGACCGCAAGGTGCTGTCGGACCTCGCCATCACCGAACCGGCAGCGTTCCAGGCGATCGCCGAGAAGGCCAAGGCCGCGCTCGCGGCCTGA
- the pheS gene encoding phenylalanine--tRNA ligase subunit alpha produces the protein MTDLSTLQSQILSDIAAASDEAALEAVRVAALGKKGSVSALLATLGKMDPEQRKTEGAAINLAKDAVTQALAARRDVLKAAALDAKLAAETIDVTLPLREPLAEAGRIHPLSQVWDELTAIFADMGFAIAEGPDIETDDYNFTKLNFPEGHPAREMHDTFYFNPKDDGSRLLLRTHTSPVQVRTMLSQKPPIRVICPGRTYRSDSDQTHTPMFHQVEGLVIDKGSHLGHLKWILHEFCKAFFEVDNVNMRFRPSFFPFTEPSLEVDIQCRRGKDEIRFGEGEDWLEILGCGMVHPNVLTACGLDPDVYQGFAWGMGIDRIAMLKYGMSDLRQLFEADSRWLNHYGFKPLDIPTLAGGLSS, from the coding sequence ATGACCGACCTTTCGACTCTGCAATCTCAAATCCTCTCCGACATCGCCGCGGCCTCCGACGAGGCCGCGCTGGAAGCGGTGCGCGTCGCCGCGCTCGGCAAGAAGGGCTCCGTCTCGGCGCTGCTCGCCACGCTCGGCAAGATGGACCCCGAGCAGCGCAAGACCGAGGGCGCGGCGATCAATCTCGCCAAGGATGCGGTGACGCAGGCGCTGGCCGCGCGGCGCGACGTGCTGAAGGCCGCCGCGCTCGACGCCAAGCTCGCCGCCGAGACCATCGACGTCACCCTGCCGCTGCGTGAACCGCTCGCCGAAGCCGGCCGGATTCATCCGCTCAGCCAGGTCTGGGACGAACTCACCGCGATCTTCGCCGACATGGGTTTCGCCATCGCCGAAGGTCCGGACATCGAGACCGACGACTACAACTTCACCAAGCTGAACTTCCCCGAGGGCCATCCGGCCCGCGAGATGCACGACACCTTCTACTTCAACCCGAAGGACGACGGCTCGCGCCTGCTGCTGCGCACCCACACCTCGCCGGTGCAGGTCCGCACCATGCTGAGCCAGAAGCCGCCGATCCGCGTGATCTGTCCGGGCCGCACCTATCGCAGCGACTCTGACCAGACCCACACGCCGATGTTCCATCAGGTCGAGGGTCTCGTCATCGACAAGGGCAGCCACCTCGGTCATCTGAAGTGGATCCTGCACGAATTCTGCAAGGCGTTCTTCGAGGTCGACAACGTCAATATGCGGTTCCGGCCGTCGTTCTTCCCGTTCACCGAGCCGTCGCTGGAAGTCGACATCCAGTGCCGCCGCGGCAAGGACGAGATCCGCTTCGGCGAGGGCGAGGACTGGCTGGAGATTCTCGGCTGCGGCATGGTGCACCCCAACGTGCTCACCGCCTGCGGCCTCGATCCCGACGTCTATCAGGGCTTCGCCTGGGGCATGGGCATCGACCGCATCGCGATGCTGAAATACGGCATGAGCGATCTGCGGCAATTGTTCGAAGCCGATTCGCGCTGGCTGAATCATTACGGCTTCAAGCCGCTGGATATCCCGACGCTGGCGGGCGGATTGAGTTCGTGA